The following is a genomic window from Phalacrocorax carbo chromosome 19, bPhaCar2.1, whole genome shotgun sequence.
AGACAGAGACGTTCActtgttgtttctctttttgccAGACCTTACAGGCTTTGGaagaagaggggaggggaaagaagctcAAAGCCAAAGTGCTGAAAGCCCCTAAGGGCCTGTTTCGTGGTCTTGTCACCCTCTTCCCTGGGCCTTGGATGGCAAAGTGGCTCTTAAACTCCTTGTGAAGCAGTTTAAAATTACCACGAGAGCTGTGTTGCTTGTTGGATTCggtctgcctgcctgccctggctctTAGGAAGAGCGTGAGCCAGGCCTGAGGATAAAGTCAGCCTCTCCACTGGCTTGTCTCGAGCAACTGCTGAACTTTCAACCTCCGACCActtattaaaattaaagtgGAAAACTTAATCTGAttgtcagcagtcctggctggAACCTCCCGCTCCTTCTCGACAGCAGGGTTGTGTTTCACGGGGAGCCAGCGCGTGGTGGCGGacggggcagggatgggggaaTTATTATTCCGAAGGGACAGGCCAGGCTCTCGCTGTCTCACTGGAGGTCGGGGGGAACCGGCCGACGTCCCCTCTGATAAGGTGAGGTCGGTGCTGTGTTAGCTGCAGAAGTGAGGTGTCTGTTCCTCTTCATGCGGGGTTCCCTGCTCCTGTAAGGGATCCGTCTGCCTTACAAAGGTGTAAGGGTGGAGGTGACCTGGTCCTTTCTCCCTTccaggaagagaaggagaaacggcggctggagcagctggagcgcaagaaggagctgcagcgcctgctggaggaggaagacTCGAAGCTGAAAGGGAAGTCGCCCAAGCAGGTCACTCCGGGCAAAGTCACCAGGGCCCAGATCGAGGAGACGATCAGAAAAGaccagcagcagaaggagaaTGCAGATACAGGTTTGGTGGTACCATAGAAAGGCCCTGACAGCCatggggggagcggggagaggGGGCTGTTCCTTTTTCACCTACTGTCGCTGAAGGGCAAGGTGTTTGGAAAGcaacagctgcctgcagctaCTGAGTGCTCCATGCTTTGCTGTGTCTGTGTCCAACACCCAAACGGGGGAAAAAGAAGCCTGTTGCCTTGAGGTGGAGAAATAGAGCCGCAGAGCAGGCGCTCTTCTCTTCCAGGACTGGGACTGAACTCCAGCTGAGTTTTCTCAGCGTTTTCTTCAGAGTGCTTTGGAAAAACTTCTTCTGAGGGTTTTGCACAGGTTGGATTTGACATTAACgtttctccctttccccccctccctgtgcAGTGGAGAAGGAGAAGACTCACTTGGAGGTCCCCTTGGAAGAGAACATCAACAGACGGGTGCTGGAGGAAGGATCGGTGGAGGCCAGGACGATTGAAGATGCCATTGCTGTCCTCAGGTACGTGGCCATATCATAGCGGTGCTCTCCTTTGGAGGTTTCCCGTAAGACATTCTTGCAGACACTCCCTCCCCCAGAACTGGCTTCTTTTTACGCTTCGACTGCAGCTTTCTGTCTTGACAGCAAGAACAGGACACGTCCCCTGCCCTGTTGTTCTGTGGAGGGTGTTTGAAGTGGGTAGGGGAAGTATCACGGGGTTTTCTGCTTTATCACCCAAGTTATTCTGTATGCACTTGGTCGCACTGACAGGGGATCAGAGCGGGGCGAGTGGCTGGTGCCTGCAGGGAGGTGTTTCTGATGCACGTCTCTCTCTGAATTCCCTCCTGGCAGCGTTGCCAATGACCTGGACCGGCACCCCGAGCGCCGGATGAAAGCTGCCTTCACAGCTTTTGAAGAGATCAATCTGCCACGCCTGAAGCAAGAGAAC
Proteins encoded in this region:
- the CCDC124 gene encoding coiled-coil domain-containing protein 124: MPKKFQGENTKSAAARARKAEAKAAADAKRQQELEDAYWKDEDKHVMRKEQRKEEKEKRRLEQLERKKELQRLLEEEDSKLKGKSPKQVTPGKVTRAQIEETIRKDQQQKENADTVEKEKTHLEVPLEENINRRVLEEGSVEARTIEDAIAVLSVANDLDRHPERRMKAAFTAFEEINLPRLKQENPNMRLSQLKQLLKKEWMKSPENPMNQRHKAYNSQK